In Pristis pectinata isolate sPriPec2 chromosome 7, sPriPec2.1.pri, whole genome shotgun sequence, the sequence GGAGAGGAGGGCAAAGGTTCAAACAAATATAAGACAAATATTAGGAATTTTTAGAATAGTAAATAGTCAACACATGGAACAGATATTTGAGTATTGTAATGGAGACAAAGTGCTTGGAATGATTCAAAGTACTGCATGGCTTGATGGTTCTAAGAAACTTAGAACTGAATTAtcccacagaacagtacagctcaggaacagacccttcggcccacaatgtctgtgctgagcatgataccAAAGTAAACTAATTCCTTGTGCCTACAcgtgctccatatccctccattccctgcatattcatctgcccatctaaaagcctcttgaatgtcactattgtgtctacttccaccaccacccctggcagcttattccaggcacctaccactctctgtgtaaaaaaacactttccccctctcactataaagctatgtcctctagtattcgacattgctacccagggaaaaagattctggctgtctcccctatctatgcctctcatagttttataaacctctttcaggtcttccctcagcctctgatgctccagagaaaacagcccaagtttgtccaacatctccttacagcaaataacctctaatccaggcaccatcctggtgaacctcttctgaaccctctccaaagcctccacatccttcttgtaatagggtgaccagaacagcacactatactccaagtgcagcctaactaaagttttatctctgtagcatgacttcctgactatcgtactctatgcccctagcgatgaaggcaagcatgccatataccttctttaccactctatctacttgcatggccactttcagggaggtgtggaattggaccccaagatccaaaACTGATAGGTTATGAAGGGCCATCCTTTTTATGATGAGTCTTTCCTGATCCATATTTATCTTGTGATTCTTAAAGAAAAACTCAAGAGAAGAATGTCAATTATTCATCAATGTATTCATGTCCCAGTGCCACCAAAGTAAGATTTTTTAAACAATTCTCAGACCATGAGTattactggcaaggtcagcattcatttctcttccctcactttcctGCTTTGATACAAATGAGTGCCTTGCCAGGCCACTCCTGAAGGCAgtaggtacgacctgtacaaaagggacgggttacacctgaactggacagggaccaatatccttgtgggcaggtttgctagaactgttggggagggtttaaactaggttggcacggggatgggaaccagagtgttagattagaagatggatcagttggtgcagAAGTGGATGCAAtatgtacagagaaggtgaggaaggacaggcaggggacggggcataaatgcaatcagttagatgggttcaaatgtgtttactttaatgcgagaagtgttaagaataggggtgtggaattacgatgttgtggccattacagagacttggctgtcgcaggGGCAGaagtggctgcttgatgttctggggttgagatgtttcaaaagggatagtgaAGGGGATAGCAGACGTGAGGGGATGGCATTgataatcagggataatatcacagctgtaggaagggaggacatcatagaaggatcgcctattgagtcagtgtgggtggaagtcagaaacaggaagggagcgatcactctattgggagtattctataggcccccaaatagctaTTGGCACACTGAGGagtagataagtaggcagattttggagaggtgcaaaaataacagggttgttgtcatgggtgacttcaacttccataACAtttattggcacctccttagtgcaaaaggtttagatggggtagaatttgttaggtgtgtacaggaaggattcctgacactgtatgtagacaggccgactaaaggagaggccacgctggatctggtattaggcaatgaacctggtcaagtgacagacctctcggtgggcaagcAAGTTCaaggatagtgaccacaactccctgaactttagcatagccatggacaaagataggagcagatatTATGGGAAATatataattgggggagggcaaattacaatggtattaggcaagaacttgggagcgtgaactgggagcagatgttctctggtaaatgcactgcagaaatgtggaggttgtttaggggccacttacatggggttctagataggcgttctgctgagacaaggaaaggatggtgaaggaaccatggttaacaagagaggtaggaggtttagtcaagaggaagaaggaagcatatttaagctTTAGCAAGCAAAAATTAAATAAGGCTCTTGAGAGGaaaaaggtagccaggaaggagcttaagaagggacctAAGatagctagaaggggacatgagacagccttggcaagtaggtttaaggaaaaccctaaagcGTTCTACATGTACAGTATGTgaggaataagaggatgactagggtaagggtaggactgctcaggggtAAAGAGGGAAAAAtttgtctggaggtgaaggaggtaggggaggtcctaaatgaatgttttgcttcagtattcaccagggagagggacatagacgaatgtgaggttagtgtaaaacaggcaaatgtgttggagcatgtcgaggttaagaaagaagcagtgttggagctactaaaaagcattaggatagataagtccccggggtcggacaggatataccccaggttactatgggaagtgagggaagagattgctggagcgttaagaATGATCTTtaagtcctccctggccacaggagtggcacCGAAGGatcggaggatggcaaatgttgttccattgttcaagaaaggtagaagggataatcccaggaattatagaccagtgagtcttacatcagtgaagggcaaactattggagggaattcctagagacaggatttatgagatttgaagaagcatagtcttattagggatagtcaacatggctctgtgaagggcaggtcgtgccgtacgagcctaatagagtatttgaggaagtgacaagacagattgatgaaggtagtgtggtggatgtggtatatatggatgttagcaaggcatttgacaaggttccccatggtaggctcattcagaaagtcatgaggtatgggatccatggaaaattgacagtgtggattcgaaattggcttgcccacagaaggcagagggtggctgTAGAAGGGGAGTAGTCaacctagaggtcggtgaccagtggtgttctgcagggatctggtttgggacccctgctctttgtgatttttataaatgatttggatgaggaaatggaagggtgggttggtaagtttgcggatgacacgaaggttggtggtgtagtagatagtgaagaaggttgtcgtaggttgcaatgggatttagacaggatgcagagctgggcagagaggtggcagatggagttcaatccagagaagtgtgaagtgatacattttggaagaacgaacttgaaggcagagtacatggttaatggcaggattctcagcagtgtggaggaacagagagatcttgggtccaagtacatagatccctcaaagttgtctcacaagtggatagggcggttaagaaggcatatggtgtgctggccttcattagccgggggattaagttcaagagccgagaggtaatgttgcagctctataagactctggttagaccacacttggaatattgtgttcagttctggtgaccacattataggaaggatgtggaagctttggagaggacgcagaggagatttacaacaaTGCTACCTgcgttggagagcatgtcttatgaggagaagttgagcgagttagggcttttctctttggagcgatggaggatgagaggagatttgatagaggtatataagattatgagaggcatagacggagtggacagccagcagcttttccccagggGCTGATACGAtgttatttaagagactcttagataggtacatggacaaaaaaaagagggttatgggaggtggagagggggatagGTTGACTGTAGATAAGGTTTAtatgggtcagcacaacattgagggccgaagggcccgtactgtgctgttctatgttctgtgcagtTTCTGTTGGATACAAAGGCCAGGCCAGATAAGGTTTCCCCTGGTTAAGTGGAGTCTTTACAAGGATGTTATGATACCAGCTTTTTCttatttccaaattttaaaaacagaatataaATTCTCAACTACCTTGGGGAATTAGAACTCAGCTTCTCTAGATTAGAAGTCCTGGAATCTCTTCTGAATAACATAGTCACTATGCATAAGGATTTCCAAACCATGCCGTTCAAAATGCATTTCTTCAAATGTTACTTCAAAGTAGGTTTTTATCTGGTTTCCAGTATGTTCCATACTTGGCTTTTGGATTTTTATCTAATTGTAGTGTTTAATATGATCAAAAAGTTTGATAGGTTGGAAGAATATTTCACTTTTAAGCAGATGAATCCAGAATAATGGCCATCACTTGTGAGTTTTACCATTCAGGGGTGATGTCAGCATGAAGTTCTTCACATGAAGGAGCTACAGAAAAATTTGGAATAATCCCCCTCAACAACTATTGAGAACGAAACAAAAATGCTAAACTCAGGTTGCTtgattttcaaaaagaaaaatgttgatTATAAAATCAAACCTGGTAGATGGAGTTGAGATATATATTTACCGACAATCTAGCTGAACTGGTTCAAGGAACTGAATGGCCACTCATGTCCTTGTGTCAAAGAAACTGAACACAACAGCATGGGGAGATTTCACCTTCCAATACTCCATTGTGTAACCTTTATATAATTAACTGCATTATGCTCATTGAAAGTAAATATTCTGAAATATGTTACTGAAACTTTCGAACgtggaaaataaagcaaaaaaaaagcattgattCAGAATTGAGTTAGGAAACTATGCccaatataaaataaatattgaaatgctGTGACAAACCGGGGAGAAAAATCACCCCAAGACTACTTTATATGTCAGTTTGTAATGGACTATAACCTGAAGCAACCACAAGGTGTCAGACGGTACAGTAGACCAACTAGAAGAGAATTATGCGTCTCCAACCCTTGGGTTCAGCAACTGCAACAACCCTACTCTGCAGTTTTCTGTTATCTTGCATTAtccttcaaaaacaaaatcaccgTGTTTAGTTTGCAGAATAAAGGCTTTGAAGTTCCACTCGTTGTAATATGGACGAAAAATGCAAAGCTCACAGCCCTGCGGATGTATCCTAAGTGATTAATGTGACACTTTTTCAGGCCGCGATGTGGCGCCATGCAATGCACTCGCCTTGTGCACTGAATTGGCTGCATTAATTGCCTTTTGTATCCGCGTCGGTGCAAAATTACACTGGGGAGGAAACCATAGTGAAGGTTGATGCaataatctttttttcttttaaaaaaaaggtggtgcaaagaaaaaaaagcacggatgattttgtgtgtgtattATTACCTTGGCTCCCCTTGCTTTGCTCGGCTGAAGAGAGAAAGCGAGCTTTGGGGAATGACCTCAATCAGCTGTTGATCAGCTGGCACCAGCCCTGCACTCTAAAGGCGGAAGCAGAGTGAATCATGCACAGGCGCACTCGGGTTGTTTTTCACAAAAACCGTTTTAAATGAGGTGGTAGGTATGATACCCCCGTCTTTTGTACAGACCAAAAGCTGGGTAACAGCATCTCCGACTGTCCGGATCCAGATGCTCCTTTTTAATATTCCACTGGTCGCGCCTGAAGCTTTTGCAGCGCAAGGCACGGATCCGTGGTGAAGATCCCATTTTTCAGATCTccatttttgtacatttttataCTCTCACACACACGTATATATCTATCTATAGATATATAACCATGGTGCTGGGAAAGGTGAGGAGTTTTACAATAAGCTATGACTGTCCCAATGAGAACAACATTCCCGTCTATGCCAGTGGAGATTCAGTCTCTGGGCGGGTGACTATAGAAGTTACTGGTGAAATCAGGGTGAGATCTCTTACAATCCATGGAAGAGGACAGGCGAAAGTACGCTGGACAGAATCGCGAAATGCTGGTTCTAATACTGCCTACACTCAGAACTACACTGAAGAAGTGGAGTATTTCAACCACAAAGACCTATTAATCGGACACGAGAGAGGTAAGCTTGGAATTTGTAAATGCTACAGGCTTTAAAATATGACCTGCAAGTTTGTGCGGCTGGAAGTCTTTGTGCATCTTACTGTAACTCTGATGTAAGATGTTAGCAATCTAGGGCAAGTCGCTGGTCATATTTAAGAAAAATGCATATTATCCATCTACATAGACATTACGGATGTAAAAGTTAGGCATCCTGCCGATCACTTTTCACTGCCAATTTGTTTGCCAAAAAGTGGTAGGACATGCTCAGGCTGGATAGGAAACTGTCAATATCTCCTCTTATTTTCCGCAGTTTTATTCCACCGATTCGCAGAGGTTTCAATCCCTTTTCTCAGCGAACAGTCCCATCATTATGTAATTTGTGATACAACCAAAATTAACATCTATAGAATTGCAGCGAAACAAACTTCATCCAAgctttgagggttttttttttgctgttcctACATCTagagagcaaaataaaatgttaaagtaaaatacaTCTTAGATCTGCAGTAATTTATAGAATGCTCTACATGCATACAATGGCTTCCACATTAAATCCCTGACTTTAAGTCCTCAATTGACAATCCAATGTTTCTCGGAATTGGtatgttaaaataaaaaacagCTAATGAAGTGACTACTAATTTCATGTGACGCTACTATTTTGTCCAAATATACTATGCATAGCATACAGTAACACCTATTATCATTTGACTATCACTTCGATGAGGTGCTTTGACAGtaaatgaattttattctgtagaTTTATAAAACGAGAACATATCCTGCCACAATAATTTTGACACTGCAAGTTTTGCATTATCCTTTTGCAAATCTAGTGTAGATActgtatcatttttttaaaaaatggttagtTGTTTCCCTAAGTTTCCACCCTTTGTTCAAAGCGGTTCAATCCTGTTTGGGAcaagtattgggggggggggggggggggggggttgctgtgaGTCCTTCTCTTCGCTCATTGGTCCACACTGTCAGATGGTGAGGATGACTTAATGCTTTTTGCAGAAAAACAATTTGCAACAGCTGCTTTACACCTTCGTTTTACATGCACAGCACCgattaaaatgttcattttacATTAAATTATCATTTTCTGCCCGCATATTTGGTGCAGTTTTGATGCCATGTCACAACATTCAGTTTTACAGTGAAATTGCGACATTCGAATCCAGTTTTGCAATTATCTTACGATGCCATTAATGCATTGAATGTAGGGTTTTTGTGAAGTTTGCTTACGTTTTCACTTTAAACTCGCTGCGTTTCACGTAATATTTAAGGAAATAGCTGGTGGTTTGTGTTTGCCGGCTGGGTAGATTCATTTTTTGTCCAATCTCCCCTAAAAATAATAATTATAGACACTTATGTAATTCCCTAATAATAGCTGACGTCTGATACTTGCAATAAGTATTACCTTTTTATTATCTTctcattttttttgcaatttcgTTCTATACATCTTGCCCAAGTTTCTGTCGCTCAGTTCAGCTTCGTTGCAGTTCCCCTCCCCAGAGTGCCGATTGGTGCTGCCGTTTGTTAGACTGTTGCTAAGGCGCTGTTAACTTTTCTTTGGTTAATAGAGCTGCCTGtcatctctttttttctctctctctctctccccccccccgccctgaATCACATtgcaaaaaaatctgaaataaagagttCAAAACGTTGCAGCGAAATGCTTATGTTTAATAAATACATCAGGGGAGAAATGTGCAAAAAATATAACGTTGCATCCAATTTACTGCATGGTTATTCCTGAGAGCTATTTTCCCTCAAATGCAAGCAGCTGACCATGATCCAGTGAGGGAGGAGTTTGCAAAGTATGGGTGCTGAACATTTTGACTGCAAAATGCAACGACGTTTGGGTTTTAGGCTATTTCAGTTGCCGTGCACTCGGGCAGCTTTATGCAGTTGCAATTTTGCAGAGCTGCCTGGCGACTCCAATCAGCCGTCGCGCCCCTCTCACCACTCTGACGGCAGCCTCTCAGCCTGCACGTCGGGCTAcgctctgtgtctgtctcctgtGCTGATGAATACCATGTGGATGCGGCTGCGTTGGGCTGTTCGCACCGGTTCAGGCCGGCTCTCTCCGCTCTCGGGCTCTGCCTGCTGCTGATCTGATTGACAGCTCGCTGACTTGTTTACCCGCTGCACTGCAAAGCGGAGCGTCGCTGAGCTGGCAGAAAAGGCGGAGATAGAAATGCAACGAATCTGGAGCAGAACCTTGCCGGAAAGCAGCCACACAAAGGGCTTTACTAATTTTATACAAAATGCACACTCCATAAATACTTGTGCATTAAAAAAACTCCTTAAACATAAGTAGTAACCACCCAGGCGTAGGCGTGCTCTTTCCAAATTGTGTTGCAACAATATTTTTTTGAGATGAAGCTAATGAGTCCTATTTAAACTACGCTTTTTAATCCCCTGTTTAGTGATAACGTGGAAAAGGGACAGGTGCATTTGTTGGACAGGGGTCATCAGTAAATGGAAACCAGCATCAGGTTGTTACAGAATTCtcctctatatatatatatatttgtttttaaagtgtTGGTCAGTAAACGTCTAACTTGTAGGGGAATGAATTGAAGTTGTTAAGGTCACGTCATTGAGGAGAATAAGGAAGGTCAAGTTGTTTACCATAAAATTTTAAATCCCAAAGGCTCAACAGTGGCTGTGCAGGATGAAGTTACTCAAAACCCTGAAGCTCCTGATAGGACCAAAACGCCTGGTAACTCCAAACAATCAGCTTTACAGTATATTCCCCATCTCCAATAGGGGTAACAGAGGCTGGGTGCTGGCGGTTGGCTGGAACTAGGAGGAAGTTACTAACTCCATTCTATTTATAGAATATCAAGTCTTGGGTTGCTAAAAGAGCAAGATTGAAGAAAAACTCCTCTACATTTGATGCTAATTTGCAAGTGATTATTTGATTGAccagaatcaggttgattatcactgacgtttgtcatgaaacttgttgttttgcccTTAACTTTATTGCTCTAGCGTTGCTACGAGAAAGTAAAGTGAAATAATGTCCTCTGTGGCAGGAAATCAACCATCTTTCTCATCAGGGCTGCTGGTATATCTGACTCTGGCCCCACATTATTATAGAGAAATCTTAACTGGTCTGCAAAGAGCCTGAATTAGTTGAATAAagcttttacctgtacttcaaGATGAAGGTGACCCTTTTCAGTGCAACCAAGAATGGGTAACTAACAGCAGACTTCCCACTGGTTCCCATAAAACAATAATATGTTCTTAACATTTATGGATACAGCTGTTTGCACAGCTTATTAAAGCACCAATAATATTAATTAGAGCAGGTCTTGTATAAGTTGTGCATTgggtggtagtgtagcagttaaattACTGGGCCATCAGCCAGTGATCTGAAGTCATGTATGTGAATCCCTGGGTGTGAGggactttttaattccagatttatttattccCTGAATTTAGTCGGTCTCGGTGATGTAACCATGAAATTATCAGATTGTTGTGGGGGGGAAAAATGTTTGCCCTTTCATAAAAATGGGTGATATTTAAAGATGCACAATAAATGGTCTTCTACCAACATCTATGTCTCACGAAAGAATGAATATCAAGGGAAAAAAATTCCCCAATCTATATTCTATTGCAgaaattatagaaacatagaaaacctacagcacaattcaggcccttctgcccacaaagctgtgctgaacatgtccctaccttagaaattattgggcttacccatagccctctatttttgtaAGCTCCATGTACCATGATTTCTGTTAAATTTATTGAAAAGCAAGATTACTTTAGTTGTACCTTCCAAGTATActgttgatttttgtttcataacatattttactttggatttttttttattcttttggtGAGTAAAATATCTGGTTTGCTGATTcaaattattttgtgatttttatttttccccagaTGATGATGATTGTGAAGAAGACCTCACCACAATTCCTTCAGGCAGACATGAATATCCATTCAGCTTTGAGCTTCCACAAATGTAAGATTtacactttcaattttttttcttccttattaAGTGCTTTGTAGAATATGAAAATGTTTCCAAATAATGGTTGATTTATGTTATGAATCTACTTGTTTTGGGAGACTTTCCTCAGTCACCATAGAAAAGATGTATGAAATTCTGAAGAAGAAGCCTGTTCAGGCCACTTGATCTTCTCTTTTGAGAATAAAAACTAAGATTTTCCCACCATATAATCCTTTCATTcaaattaatccttttttttctaGTGATCATTCCACATGATAATTAATGTAAAATTACagaaggtgtacagcacagaagtaggctatttggtccataCTAGTGTTTGAATATCTTCAGGGTAACTTACTCCTCTACTTTTACTGATCCAGCTTCGCCTTACATGCCATACACCATAACTACTCCTTGCAATAGCTGAGTTTCCCATTTTCACCATTCTCCGGGGAAAGAATTTTCCCCTGAATTTCCCTACTGGATGTTTATCACCAGGTTTGGTCTCCCAACAAGTGGAAATAACTTATTTGCATCTGTGCTAGCAAAAGCATACAAAACCAGAAGATAGCTGAAGGAGAACCATCATCAAATCCTGACTGCACTTTCCTAGTTTCTCTTCCACCCCGCTATATCTGAAAGTCTTCAATTGCACAATGAAGGGGCATAGGATGTTGCACATGTGATGACAATCAGGTTAACCTCTATGCATTCTGAAAGACTTTGTTGAATTGGTTGATCCCTATGAAGCTGATTTTTGTGTTGCAGATTAGTTGACTGGTTCTTTCTCTCTTGACAGACCATTAGCTACCTCCTTTGAAGGCAAGTATGGCAGTGTGCGCTATTGGGTGAAAGCTGAACTGCACAGGCCGTGGATGTTGGTAATGAAAGTGAAAAAAGAATTTACAGTCTTTGAACACATTGACATTAATACTCCATTGTTGCTGGTGAGTGCTTGAAAGCTTTGCAAACTTACTACTGtaaaattctgtatttttttttccccatacagGTCCATTTTTTAACTCAATTTAAAGAATGCAGAGTAGGGTCCGAAACCAATCGGTTACTACTGGCTGAAACACTACGCGGTAATTATTAGAAATCTTTCTAGAGAAAATATTGGCATTCCATCATTGTGAAAAGGCTGTTGTTGTAATTAAAATCATGACCAATTGGCAGTGAAAATTGGAAAGATTCCTTACAAACGATAGTGTAGATGATAATTGTGTGAGACTTGTGTTGTTCTGCTAAATTGAACATAACCATATAATAAGTACCCATTGAAGATTGTGAAACAATTCACTCGAATACAGTAATTAAAATTCTCCAAAGTACTAAGGAAATCCATTtatcaagtttttttaaacacacagagaaTTTGTAAACCTCTCTAACCCCACCATGCCGATTAATATTTGTCCTCCAACTCTAGTAATTGAAAAATCCATTTAAAGTAATCAAGTGGATAGactatgaaacattttattaagaGTGGATAAACTGTGAAACATGAACTGATGAGAAATTTCGTGGTTTCACCTCTATTTATTGCTTTTATCAGATTAGGCTATAAAACGTCTTGGAAGTTGCAGTGTTGGGCATTCCATGTAAATATGAGTGTGCCACAACAGAAATAATCATAGTTTAATCTAGACACAAACTGACTTGTACTTATAATCCATTTCTTGCAATATAAAGTTGGAGAATGACGGTAGCAATTTGGTGCACCTCTTTACACAGACTGGCACATTTATAATGGGATTTAACTAAAACTTCCATTCCCTGAAATTCTGATACTACTTTAAGGAATTTGACTTTGAAGAGTCATTTTCTTGATTTGTTTTTTGCAAATATTCATGAAGTGGAGGTCACTTTTGTGAACGATACTCACAATTTCTGAACTTCTGAAGTTGAATTAAGATTTTTGACCTGTGATATTTCATTGGTATTAATTTTAACTTGTCCAGAAGATCTGTAGGATACTTTCCACCAGTTACAGGACAGGCATTATGCACCCCTTGTGCAATGCTCTGTGTAAATCATTAACATCTTGCACTTGAAAGTGCATGGCATCGATTGTCAGCTATTTTGCTATTGATGTAGCACCATATGTCATCCTGAGAGACTGTCTATTCTGAAGGGAGCAGGGGTATTTACTGTGCTTTCTGTTCTTTTTGCAGTCACCACAGGCAGGCACAAAAGAGAAAACTCTTTGTTGCTGGTTCTGTTCCTCAGGCCCAATATCCCTAAGTGCCAAAATCGAACGCAAGGGCTACACACCAGGTAAAATCTGGAGCACTGAAAACTAATTTCGATCCTTGGTCTTTGATTAATTAATGGATTAGCCAGGTAGCTGAAGTGGTGCTTCAATTGGATTTATTGCATTTGGACAAAGATGGGGGAACAAAATGGCTTTCTTATTCCCAATTTTGGTCAAATTAATCTTTCTTCAACCTGCCCTTACTTAAGGTTTAAGGTCTATTTCGTTCTGTTGAGGAGAGGATTAGGCCTGGCTGTCATCACTTAGCCTTTACCAAATTTATCACATAGCCCTTGAGCATTTGTTTTCCAACCAAACTGGCTCTTGTCCACATCAAATACCAGAAGATGGTGGCAGTGAGTTATCACTCTCAAGAGAAGGTCAGACAGAGGTATTTGTTGATGACAATCACcaacaaatttaatttattttctgtcctaatcttttttaattaaaatgtttactCAAATCATTCCATGTCATTTTTACTATGAACGTAATAAAATGGGTCCAGGTTTCCATAGTTCATACTGGGACTGTTTACCATTTTGATAGGTGATGGTAAAGCACAAATATTATCAATTTAGACTACTACTGAACAGGTTGATTCATTACATGTGCTTTAGATGGCACCCTAAATTGTTGCCTTTAATGAAACTGATGCATATTCCAGACATGGTGCACAATGTAATTTGTGTCACTTTGTGTCTTGCGTAGGTGAATCAATTCACATATTTGCTGAAATTGAGAATTGTTCTTCCCGTATGGTAGTGCCAAAGGCAGCCATTTACCAAACACAGACTTTCTATGCCAAAGGGAAAATGAAGGAAGTTAAACACCTTGTAGCCAACTTGCGAGGAGAATCACTGTCATCTGGTAAAACAGAAAGTTGGAATGGAAAACTACTGAAAATTCCACCAGTGTCACCGTCGATTGTAGACTGCAGTATAATTCACGTGGAATACTCACTTACGGTAGGTGTTTCCTCTAATTTGTATGCTGACATTTCAAAATGAGGACATGGTTGAAAAACATTTCGTTGGTAACACCAGTCCTTTAAAGAAGGTGGTTTACTGTGTTATCATTTTCTCGCTTCAATTTTTGCTCacctttttattttcttctttccccattccccaATCTAGCTCAATTCAGTCTTTGGTTAAGAATATTTAGTTGTAGAAACATCTCAGAGAGGTGGGGATCCTTTAGCAGCCAGTTTCCCTCCTCATAATGTGACTAAGGTGTGAAATTGGCTGTCAAGGAAAGCCCAAGAAACTGTATGGGAAATTTTCATGCTCTTGATATTTTTCCTAACCCTTTTTTTAGGTTTCCTGCTGTAAGCTTGAAGAATGCAAAATTCCCTTTTCCGCAGGTAACGTTT encodes:
- the LOC127572701 gene encoding arrestin domain-containing protein 3-like isoform X2, translated to MVLGKVRSFTISYDCPNENNIPVYASGDSVSGRVTIEVTGEIRVRSLTIHGRGQAKVRWTESRNAGSNTAYTQNYTEEVEYFNHKDLLIGHERDDDDCEEDLTTIPSGRHEYPFSFELPQIPLATSFEGKYGSVRYWVKAELHRPWMLVMKVKKEFTVFEHIDINTPLLLSPQAGTKEKTLCCWFCSSGPISLSAKIERKGYTPGESIHIFAEIENCSSRMVVPKAAIYQTQTFYAKGKMKEVKHLVANLRGESLSSGKTESWNGKLLKIPPVSPSIVDCSIIHVEYSLTVYVDIPGAMNLTLNLPLVIGTIPLHPFGSRTSSVSSQCSMNLNWLSLALPERPEAPPSYAEIVSEQQRRNNLATTAVRDELERVFEGPLFAYIQEFRYQPPPVYSEIDPNPDQSNQNRETNVCCSTR
- the LOC127572701 gene encoding arrestin domain-containing protein 3-like isoform X1 — translated: MVLGKVRSFTISYDCPNENNIPVYASGDSVSGRVTIEVTGEIRVRSLTIHGRGQAKVRWTESRNAGSNTAYTQNYTEEVEYFNHKDLLIGHERVITWKRDRCICWTGVISKWKPASDDDDCEEDLTTIPSGRHEYPFSFELPQIPLATSFEGKYGSVRYWVKAELHRPWMLVMKVKKEFTVFEHIDINTPLLLSPQAGTKEKTLCCWFCSSGPISLSAKIERKGYTPGESIHIFAEIENCSSRMVVPKAAIYQTQTFYAKGKMKEVKHLVANLRGESLSSGKTESWNGKLLKIPPVSPSIVDCSIIHVEYSLTVYVDIPGAMNLTLNLPLVIGTIPLHPFGSRTSSVSSQCSMNLNWLSLALPERPEAPPSYAEIVSEQQRRNNLATTAVRDELERVFEGPLFAYIQEFRYQPPPVYSEIDPNPDQSNQNRETNVCCSTR
- the LOC127572701 gene encoding arrestin domain-containing protein 3-like isoform X3; protein product: MVLGKVRSFTISYDCPNENNIPVYASGDSVSGRVTIEVTGEIRVRSLTIHGRGQAKVRWTESRNAGSNTAYTQNYTEEVEYFNHKDLLIGHERVITWKRDRCICWTGVISKWKPASDDDDCEEDLTTIPSGRHEYPFSFELPQIPLATSFEGKYGSVRYWVKAELHRPWMLVMKVKKEFTVFEHIDINTPLLLSPQAGTKEKTLCCWFCSSGPISLSAKIERKGYTPGESIHIFAEIENCSSRMVVPKAAIYQTQTFYAKGKMKEVKHLVANLRGESLSSGKTESWNGKLLKIPPVSPSIVDCSIIHVEYSLTVSCCKLEECKIPFSADQPALHPGQEGVKVTCSQANAAL